The nucleotide window GTGCTGGCCGTGCGCACCATGCGTCCGGGACGGCTGGGCCGCCCGCGGTTCCGTGCCCGGCACGTCCTGGAGGCGGAGGCCGGTGCGATGGCGCGCTGGGGATTGCGGCCCGGCCTCCGGCTCGGCCTCGAGTCCACCGGCTGAGCGCGCCGGCGTGCTCGCCGCGGCCGGCCGGCGGCCCGCGCAGGCGGCCCGGGTCATGACGCGCGCGGGAAGCTGACCTCGACCCGGCGGTTCTTCTTGCGGCCTTCCTCGGTGCCGTTGTCGGCGATGGGGTACTGCTCGCCGTAGCCGCGGATCTGGAAGCCGACGGACGGGCCGAGGTCCTTGGCCAGTTCCTCCTGCACCGCGGTGGCGCGCCGCTTGGACAGGACCAGGCCGTGGCTCGCGGAGCCGAGATTGTCGGTGAAGCCGAACACCCGCAGGCCGGTGGCGTGCTGCTTCTTGATCTCGTCGGCGATGGTGCCGATCCGGGACAGCGCGTCCGGGGTCAGCTCGGCGCTGTCCTTGCCGAAGAGGACCTCGGCCTGGAGCGCGAAGGTCACGTTGTCGTTGGTGTCCTGGCGGCGCTCGGAGCCGTCGTCGGTCTCGACGATGGACTTGATGTTGAGGACCTTCGACGGGGCGAGCTTGGCGCCCTGGACCATCCGCAGATCGGGGTCGGTCGGGTCGATGTGCACGGGCGGGGCGGAGTCCTCGGTCACGCCCGGCGGGTCGGCGTGGGCGGCGGGCGCCGTCAGCGGCGCGACCAGCAGCAGCGCGACGGCGGCTGCGGTGACGGCGCGGCGCGGTGCGCGGCGGCCTCGGGGCATCTGGGTCGCGGTCATCGGTGCCCGCTCAGTCCGTGATCTGTACGGTGGCCGGCGGCATGGTCGGCAGCTGGAAGTCAACCTCGGTGACCTTGGCGGGGGGCGCCGGGAACTGCGCGAAGACGGGGCGGCTGGCGCCCGGCATCAGACCGCTGAGGCCGGTGGTGCACAGGCATTCGCCGTTGGTGTCGCGCAGCACCAAATACCGCTTCTTGCCCGCCTTGTCGACGAGGGTGGCGCCGGAGATCGAGGAGCGGGAGCGCAGCTCGGTCTCGTTGGAGCGCCAGTTGATGGCGTTGAAGGGGCGGTTGCCGTGATTGGCGACCGTGCCGTTGACGGTGACGAAGCCGCCGGAGTCCCGGACGACGGAGTGCAGGGTGACCACCACGCCGTCCGGCCCCTTCATCTCACCGATCACCTTGTCGGAGTCGGCGGCCGGGCTGCCGGGGCCGCCGTCCTTGGGGGCGGTGCTGCGGGCCGGCGGCTTGTCGCCGTCCGTGGCCTTCGCACCGCCGCCGTCGCCGCCACCACCGCAGCCGGCCACGACGAGAGCCAGGCCGACAGCGCCGGCCAAGGCGACCGCTCCTCTGGCGGCCTTCGCAGTGCGCCGAATGCTCATGGATGCGATTCCTTTGATCGTCGTCTGGTCGTGTCGTGGCTCGGGGCGGTGGCCGGGTGCGGCCGGTCAATGGGCGAGGCGTACGGAGAAGAGGTCGGAGGCTTCGGGGAGGTCCTGGAGGTGGTCGGGGTCGAGGGCCCAGCGCTTGCCGTCGCAGCGGAGTTCGACGGGGGCGTGCCCGGGGCCGTCCTTGCCCTTGCCGCCCCCCTTGCCGTCCGCGCCGCCCGTGCCCCCTTCGCCGCCCGGCCCACCACCGTCGTCCGCGGGCGCGGGCGCGGCGAGAGTGCAGCGGGGGCCGACGACGGACGTCGCCGCGGACTTCGCATGGGTGCTGCGGGTCATCGGGATGACCGAATTCCCCACGGTGTGACGGGTGGTGACCGTGACGGCGAACGAGGTGGGCCAGGAGTCCGGGACACAGCCGAGGCCGGAGACGTCGGCGCCGTTGCGTCCGGCGAACCAGTCCGCGCTCGCGCAGGCGGCGTCGGACGGGGCGCCGCGCCCGTTCAGCAGGTCCTTCCAGGCGGCCGGGTCGGTCGCGTAACTCCCGTCGCGCAGACCGTCGAGCAGGCTCTTGGTCAGCAGGTCACGGTACGTCTGACCGGCGGCGAGCGCGGCCGCGTCGGCGGCGGTCTGCGCACCGTTGCGGGTGGCCGCCGCCTGTCCGACGGCGAAGAAGGCGAGCGCGAGGAAGAGCAGGCCGCCGACCGCGACGATGTAGACGGGAAAGGCCTGCCCGGCATCGCGCCGGCCGTGGCGGGTGAGGGATGCCGTCACGGCGGTGGCGCCGGCCCGGCTTAAATGCCGACGACGTCGGAAATCTTGTTGGCGATGGCGTTCGCGATCTGGCTGCCGAAGTCCGTGGTCGACAGGACCAGGACGATCGCGACGACCACCGCGATGATGCCGAGGTACTCGATCGAGGTCTGTCCCCGGTCGTTCCCCAAAAACCGCTTCGCCATCGTGTTCCCCTCCATGGGCGGCCGTACCACTTTGGTCCGGCTGGTCTGCCCCCGTGGTGCCGGCGCGATCGGGCGCGCTGGTGACACCAGAAAAGTACGCCGCAACAGCGTCCCCGGAACAGGGATTGCGAACCCCGTCCTGATTCCGGAACGCGGACGACAGAGACAACGGCACATTTTGGCCACTCGCTCGCACCCCGTCCACCCCCGTTCCCCCTCCGGGACCCTGCCCCGCTCCCCTGCCCATGTGGACCGTACGGCCCGACCGCACCATAGTGCGCGCGCGACCGCAGGCCTACCCACTGTGACACAACTCGTTGCTCGTGCGAAGGAGTTGAGGGGAAGCGAGGCGGGAACCACACTCATCCGGCCGGGAGCGGCGCCCGGTCGCGCCGGAGTGCGCCCCGGCGCGGCCTGGTGCGCGGCACCGGCTCGGCGCGTCAGGCACCGGGGCCGGCCCGCCCGAAGATGTGCATCCGCAAGGACGGCCCGGAGTGACGGGGGCCGCGGAAGGTGCCGGCGGGGAAGGCCGCGGAGAGGGCGGAGAGGGCCGCGCCGAGCAGCGCCGACGGGGCCGCGTCCCGGTCCGGCGCCCGGTCACTTCCCCACCAGTGAGCCGAAGTTGGTGCCCGAGCCCAGGAAGAACCCCGCGATGAGCAGGATCATCGTGGCCGGCACCATGAACGTGGTGACGACCATGGTGGCCTTGGGAACCGCGCGGGCGGCCCGGCGCCGGGCGTTCTGGGCGTCGGTGCGGCGCATGTCGTTGGCGATCTGGATCAGGGTGTCGACGATCGGCGAACCCAGCTCCTCGCCCTGCTGGAGGGCGGTGACGAACTGGGCGACCTGTTCGGAGTCGTTGCGTTTGCGCAGTTCCTCGAAGGCCGCACGGCGGCTGACGCCCATGTCCATCTGCCGCAGCGTGATGCGGAGTTCGTCGGCCCACGGGCCCTCGTAGCGCTCGGCGACCCGGTCCAGGGCCTGACGGAAGCTCAGGCCGGCGCTGACCACGACGGCCAGCACATCGAGAAAGTCCGGAAGCGTGCGCTCGATGGTGTCCCTGCGCTGGCGGATCGCGGCCCAGATGCCGACCTCGGTCCAGAAGAGCCCGAAGAGCACCATCAGGATGCCGAGCAGCGGCTGGCCGCGCAGGAACATCACCAGCGCACCGAGGAAGCCCAGGCCCCCGTAGACGGCGCGGCGGGCCGCGTAGCGGTCGACGGTCAGCCCGCCCGGATTGCCCGCCAGATCGATCCGCCGGCGGATCCGGGCGGTGCGTGCCTCGCCCATCAGCCGCAGCACCAGCGGCGCCCAGCGCATCCCGGCGCGGTCCACCGCCGATCCGACGACCGTGGTGCGCGTGGCGCCGACCTCCAGGGACAGCGCCAGGTCGGGCGGCAGCCGGGCCTCGCGGCGGTAGAGCGCGACACCGCAGCAGACACCCACGACCGAGAGGGCGAAGGCGAGGGCCAGCAGGATTCCGATTCCCATAGCGATACCTAGACGTCGATCTTGGAGAGGCGGCGGATGAAGAAGAACCCGAGCCCGTAGAGGGCGAAGGCCACCACGACCGCGAGCTGGCCGAGGAAGGAGGAGGTCATCCGGTCGATGGCACCGGGCGCGATCCGGTTCATCAGCAGCAGGGTGCCGATGCCGAGCAGCGGCACGACATAGGCGGTCACGACGACCTGGGAGAGCTGGGTGCGGACCTCCCGACGGGTCTCCTTGCGCTCCTCCAGGGTCGTGGTGAGGTTGCGCAGCGAGCCGACGACGGTGCCGCCGGCCCGGTTGGAGAGCACCAGGGTGGTGACCAGGACGACCAGTTCACGCGACGGGAGGCGTGCGGCCAGTTCGCCGAGCGCCTCGTCGACGGAGTGGCCGACGGCGAGCTTGTCGGAGACCTTGGCCAGCTCCTCGCCGGCCGGGGCCTCCAGCTCCTCGGCGGCCATGCCCAGCGCCGTGCGCAGCGCCAGCCCGGCCTGGGTGGCGTTGGCGAGGATCCGGGAGAGTTCGGGCAGCTGGTTGATGAACTTCTCGATGCGCTTCTGCCGCTGCCAGTTGAGGAAGGCGAAGGCCGCCCAGATGGCGACCAGGGCGGCGATCGGGCCGAAGAAGGGGGCGAGGGTGGCCTGCGCGACCAGCCAGAGGGCCACGACCGTGGCGAGCATGGCGACGAAGAACTCGCCGGGGGTGACGTCCAGGCCGGTGGCGGCCAGCCGCAGTTCGAGGCGGCGGCCGAAGCGGGTGGCGCGCAGGGTGCGGTCGACGGACGGGAAGCGGCGGCGGCGTCCGGACGGCGGCAGCGCCCGCTCATCGGCGAGCCGGTCGACGACGGCCTGCCGCTGGGCGCGCCCGGCCGCGTAGGTGCGGACGCCGGCGATCGCCAGCAGCCCGCACAGCAGCGTGGCCCCGACGGCGAGCAGGGCGGGAGGGTTCATGGCGGCCGTGGTCGTCCCCCCGGCGGCGGTGGTCAGGGCCCAGCCGGTCATGAGGTGGCCTTCCGGGTGGCGAGTTGGTCGTCGGTGGCCGCCACGCCGAAGGCGGGCGGGGTGGGTTCACTGGCCATGAAGAGGCGTTCGGCGACCCGGCGCGGCAGCGGGAAGTAGCGGAACCGGCCGTGCACGACGCGGTCGGCGCCCATCGGTTCGGCGTCGAAGCGGCAGACCGTCGCGATCCGGTAGTCCTCGTGGCCGCGGGAGTCGAGGAGGGCGATCTCGCTGATCCGGCGGGTGCCGTCGGCGTGCCGGGAGAGCTGGACGATGCAGTCGACGGCGCTGTTGATCTGGTCCCGCAGCGCCTCGAAGGGGATCTTGACGTCCGACATGGAGGCCAGCGTCTGCAGCCGCATCAGGGCGTCCTCGGCGCTGTTGGCGTGGACGGTGGCGAGCGAGCCGTCGTGGCCGGTCGACATCGCCTGGAG belongs to Streptomyces sp. NBC_01454 and includes:
- a CDS encoding type II secretion system F family protein; this encodes MNPPALLAVGATLLCGLLAIAGVRTYAAGRAQRQAVVDRLADERALPPSGRRRRFPSVDRTLRATRFGRRLELRLAATGLDVTPGEFFVAMLATVVALWLVAQATLAPFFGPIAALVAIWAAFAFLNWQRQKRIEKFINQLPELSRILANATQAGLALRTALGMAAEELEAPAGEELAKVSDKLAVGHSVDEALGELAARLPSRELVVLVTTLVLSNRAGGTVVGSLRNLTTTLEERKETRREVRTQLSQVVVTAYVVPLLGIGTLLLMNRIAPGAIDRMTSSFLGQLAVVVAFALYGLGFFFIRRLSKIDV
- a CDS encoding DUF5936 domain-containing protein produces the protein MGIGILLALAFALSVVGVCCGVALYRREARLPPDLALSLEVGATRTTVVGSAVDRAGMRWAPLVLRLMGEARTARIRRRIDLAGNPGGLTVDRYAARRAVYGGLGFLGALVMFLRGQPLLGILMVLFGLFWTEVGIWAAIRQRRDTIERTLPDFLDVLAVVVSAGLSFRQALDRVAERYEGPWADELRITLRQMDMGVSRRAAFEELRKRNDSEQVAQFVTALQQGEELGSPIVDTLIQIANDMRRTDAQNARRRAARAVPKATMVVTTFMVPATMILLIAGFFLGSGTNFGSLVGK
- a CDS encoding OmpA family protein is translated as MTATQMPRGRRAPRRAVTAAAVALLLVAPLTAPAAHADPPGVTEDSAPPVHIDPTDPDLRMVQGAKLAPSKVLNIKSIVETDDGSERRQDTNDNVTFALQAEVLFGKDSAELTPDALSRIGTIADEIKKQHATGLRVFGFTDNLGSASHGLVLSKRRATAVQEELAKDLGPSVGFQIRGYGEQYPIADNGTEEGRKKNRRVEVSFPRAS
- a CDS encoding pilus assembly protein TadG-related protein, whose product is MTASLTRHGRRDAGQAFPVYIVAVGGLLFLALAFFAVGQAAATRNGAQTAADAAALAAGQTYRDLLTKSLLDGLRDGSYATDPAAWKDLLNGRGAPSDAACASADWFAGRNGADVSGLGCVPDSWPTSFAVTVTTRHTVGNSVIPMTRSTHAKSAATSVVGPRCTLAAPAPADDGGGPGGEGGTGGADGKGGGKGKDGPGHAPVELRCDGKRWALDPDHLQDLPEASDLFSVRLAH